A stretch of the Clostridium fungisolvens genome encodes the following:
- the leuD gene encoding 3-isopropylmalate dehydratase small subunit — translation MKARGRVFKYGDNVDTDVIIPARYLNTSDFKELAAHCMEDIDADFVNKVNQGDIMVANKNFGCGSSREHAPIAIRESGISCVIASTFARIFYRNAINIGLPILECDEAVAGIDAGDEVEIDFNDGVIKNLTKQEEYKAEPFPEFMQEIIKNNGLVGYIKNKA, via the coding sequence ATGAAAGCAAGAGGAAGAGTTTTTAAATACGGAGATAATGTTGATACAGATGTAATAATACCAGCAAGATACCTAAATACTTCAGACTTTAAGGAACTTGCAGCTCATTGTATGGAAGATATAGATGCAGACTTTGTTAATAAGGTAAACCAGGGAGATATAATGGTTGCCAATAAAAACTTTGGATGTGGTTCTTCTAGAGAACATGCACCTATAGCAATCAGAGAGAGTGGAATAAGCTGCGTTATAGCTTCTACATTCGCAAGAATCTTCTACAGAAATGCTATCAATATAGGACTTCCTATATTAGAGTGTGATGAAGCTGTAGCTGGTATAGATGCAGGTGACGAAGTAGAGATAGATTTTAATGATGGAGTAATTAAAAATCTTACAAAACAAGAAGAATACAAAGCAGAGCCATTCCCTGAGTTTATGCAGGAAATCATAAAGAATAACGGGCTAGTAGGTTATATAAAGAATAAAGCGTAG
- the cimA gene encoding citramalate synthase produces the protein MLNKKIYILDSTLRDGAQGQGISFSLEDKIKICKCLDDLGIDFIEAGNPGSNPKDLELFKSMKNIKLNHAKLVAFGSTRRAGSKVEDDKNLKDLLDAGVETIVLFGKSWDFQVKDILKTTLEENLAMIYDSIKFLVDKGKKVIFDSEHFFDGFKSNEEYALETLKIAKEGGAEVVVLCDTNGGTLPSEISKIVSKTNKVLGDNLGIHCHNDMGMAVANSIMAVEEGATHIQGTFIGIGERCGNANLSTILPTLICKYEYELNAIKNLDKLTKISRYISEISNITLSDDTPYVGASAFAHKGGMHIDAVAKDPKSYEHIKPELVGNKRRFLVSEVSGKSTIWKEVQKIFPNIKKDSEEVKIITDKLKELEFDGYQFEGAEGTVELVMRKVIGKYEPFFKLNHFKIIGEQPSLKGTFSSTALINITVDGKTEITAAEGDGPVNALDKALRKALEVFYPQLRSVRLVDYKVRVLDSESNTGAKVRVLIESTDGVEKWSNVGVSKDIIEASWVALVDSIEYKLIKDIERKVRTYF, from the coding sequence ATTTTGAATAAAAAAATCTATATCTTAGATTCTACCTTAAGAGATGGGGCACAAGGACAAGGGATTTCATTTTCTCTAGAAGATAAAATCAAGATATGTAAATGCCTAGATGATTTAGGCATAGATTTTATAGAAGCAGGAAATCCTGGATCAAATCCAAAGGATTTAGAATTATTTAAATCTATGAAGAATATTAAACTAAATCATGCAAAGCTAGTGGCCTTCGGAAGCACAAGAAGGGCTGGGAGTAAGGTGGAAGATGATAAAAATTTAAAAGATCTACTAGATGCAGGAGTAGAGACTATAGTGCTTTTCGGTAAGTCCTGGGACTTTCAAGTGAAGGATATACTAAAAACTACCTTAGAAGAAAACTTAGCAATGATATATGATTCTATAAAGTTTTTAGTTGATAAAGGAAAAAAAGTGATTTTTGACTCTGAGCATTTTTTTGATGGTTTTAAGAGTAATGAGGAATATGCTCTAGAGACCTTAAAGATTGCAAAGGAAGGCGGAGCAGAAGTAGTAGTTTTATGTGATACAAATGGAGGAACCTTACCTTCTGAGATATCTAAGATTGTAAGTAAAACTAATAAAGTTTTAGGGGATAACTTGGGGATACATTGTCACAATGATATGGGGATGGCAGTAGCCAATTCAATAATGGCAGTTGAAGAGGGGGCTACCCACATACAAGGAACTTTCATAGGTATAGGTGAGAGATGTGGAAATGCCAACTTATCTACGATTTTACCAACTCTGATTTGTAAATACGAGTATGAACTTAATGCAATAAAGAATCTAGATAAGCTAACAAAAATCTCAAGATATATTTCTGAAATATCAAATATAACGCTAAGTGATGATACCCCTTATGTAGGAGCTTCTGCTTTTGCTCATAAAGGTGGTATGCATATAGATGCAGTAGCTAAGGATCCAAAATCTTATGAACATATAAAGCCTGAGCTTGTAGGGAATAAGAGAAGATTTTTAGTTTCAGAGGTTAGTGGAAAAAGTACTATATGGAAAGAAGTTCAAAAGATCTTCCCAAATATAAAAAAGGATAGTGAAGAAGTAAAAATAATAACTGATAAGCTCAAGGAATTAGAGTTTGATGGTTATCAGTTTGAGGGAGCAGAAGGTACTGTTGAACTAGTTATGAGAAAGGTTATAGGTAAGTATGAGCCATTCTTTAAACTAAATCATTTTAAGATAATAGGTGAACAACCTTCCTTAAAAGGAACCTTCAGTTCAACAGCTTTAATAAATATAACAGTTGATGGTAAGACTGAAATCACTGCAGCGGAAGGTGATGGACCAGTAAATGCGTTAGACAAAGCTCTTAGAAAAGCCTTAGAAGTTTTTTACCCTCAGCTTAGAAGTGTAAGACTTGTAGACTATAAAGTCAGGGTCTTAGATTCAGAGAGTAATACAGGGGCAAAGGTTAGAGTTCTTATAGAATCTACTGATGGAGTAGAAAAATGGAGCAATGTTGGGGTATCAAAGGATATTATTGAAGCTAGCTGGGTAGCTCTAGTTGACTCAATAGAATATAAACTAATAAAAGATATAGAAAGAAAAGTAAGAACTTATTTTTAG
- the leuB gene encoding 3-isopropylmalate dehydrogenase has translation MTYKIAVIKGDGIGPEVVDEALKVLEVVGEKYNHKFEYKFLLAGGCAMDEKGTPLPEETLEECKKSDAVLLGAVGGPKWDNPNAKQRPEQALLGLRGGLGLYCNLRPALLYAPLRAASPLKDEVIGEGIDFSVVRELTGGIYFGDRGRFEENNEQYAYDTEKYSVTEIRRIVKTAFDIALKRNKLLTSVDKANILESSRLWRTVVEEVAKDYPEVTVNHMYVDNAAMQIVRNPRQFDVIVTSNLFGDILSDEASMITGSIGMLPSASIGENNMGMYEPIHGSAPDIAGKGLANPLATILSTAMMLRFSFNLQEEADEIEKAVLNVLEAGYRTGDIFSEGMKKVGTKEMGSLVIEELKKN, from the coding sequence TTGACATATAAAATAGCTGTAATAAAGGGTGACGGAATAGGACCAGAAGTTGTAGATGAGGCTTTAAAAGTATTAGAGGTAGTTGGGGAAAAGTATAATCATAAATTTGAATATAAATTTTTACTAGCTGGAGGTTGTGCTATGGATGAAAAAGGCACTCCACTTCCAGAAGAGACTTTAGAAGAATGTAAAAAAAGTGATGCTGTGCTTTTAGGTGCTGTTGGTGGTCCTAAGTGGGATAATCCAAATGCAAAGCAAAGACCAGAACAAGCTCTTTTAGGACTTAGAGGAGGTTTAGGACTTTACTGTAACTTAAGACCGGCACTGCTTTATGCACCACTAAGAGCTGCATCACCTTTAAAGGATGAAGTTATTGGTGAAGGAATAGATTTTTCAGTGGTAAGAGAACTTACTGGAGGAATCTACTTTGGAGATAGAGGAAGATTTGAAGAAAATAATGAGCAATATGCTTATGATACTGAAAAGTATTCAGTAACTGAAATAAGAAGAATAGTAAAAACAGCATTTGATATAGCTTTAAAGAGAAACAAGCTTTTGACTAGTGTGGACAAAGCTAATATATTAGAAAGTTCAAGATTATGGAGAACTGTAGTTGAGGAAGTTGCAAAGGACTATCCAGAAGTTACTGTAAATCACATGTATGTTGATAATGCAGCAATGCAGATTGTTAGAAACCCAAGACAATTTGATGTAATAGTAACTAGTAACTTATTTGGAGATATATTATCAGATGAAGCTTCGATGATAACAGGATCTATAGGAATGCTTCCTTCTGCTAGTATTGGAGAAAACAACATGGGGATGTATGAACCTATACATGGAAGTGCACCTGATATAGCAGGGAAGGGACTCGCAAATCCACTTGCAACAATTCTATCTACAGCAATGATGCTTAGATTCAGCTTCAATCTTCAAGAAGAAGCTGATGAAATTGAAAAAGCTGTGCTAAATGTACTTGAAGCTGGATACAGAACAGGAGACATATTCAGCGAAGGCATGAAAAAAGTCGGCACAAAGGAAATGGGAAGCTTAGTAATTGAAGAATTAAAAAAGAACTAA
- the leuC gene encoding 3-isopropylmalate dehydratase large subunit, which produces MGMTMTQKILASHAGLETVKAGQLIQAKLDLVLGNDITSPVAIKEFKKLGDSEVFDKDKIAIVPDHFTPNKDIKAAEQCKFIREFAQQKEITNFFDIGEMGIEHVLIPEKGLVVAGDVVIGADSHTCTYGALGAFSTGIGSTDMGAGMATGECWFKVPSALKFVLKNKPAKWISGKDVILHIIGLIGVDGALYKSMEFTGDGLKYLSMDSRFTMANMAIEAGAKNGIFPVDEKTVEYMKEHSTREYKVYEPDEDAEYDEVYEIDLSTLRPTVAFPHLPENTKTVDEAGEVKINQVVIGSCTNGRLEDLRVAASILRGKKVAKYVRTIVFPGTQKIYLQAMEEGLLKDFIEAGAIVSTPTCGPCLGGHMGILAAGERAVSTTNRNFVGRMGHVESEVYLASPAVAAASALTGVITDPELV; this is translated from the coding sequence ATGGGGATGACAATGACTCAAAAGATATTAGCAAGCCATGCAGGGCTTGAAACAGTTAAGGCAGGGCAACTTATACAAGCAAAGCTTGATTTGGTTTTAGGTAATGATATAACTTCACCTGTGGCTATAAAGGAATTTAAAAAACTTGGTGATTCAGAAGTTTTTGATAAAGATAAAATTGCAATAGTACCAGATCATTTTACACCAAATAAAGATATAAAAGCAGCAGAGCAATGTAAGTTTATAAGAGAATTTGCACAGCAAAAGGAAATAACAAACTTCTTTGATATAGGTGAGATGGGAATAGAGCATGTTCTAATACCTGAAAAAGGATTAGTTGTAGCTGGAGATGTGGTTATAGGAGCTGACTCACATACTTGTACTTATGGGGCATTAGGTGCATTTTCAACAGGAATAGGTTCTACAGATATGGGAGCAGGAATGGCTACAGGAGAATGTTGGTTTAAGGTTCCTTCAGCGTTAAAGTTTGTATTAAAGAATAAACCTGCTAAGTGGATAAGCGGTAAGGACGTAATCCTTCATATCATAGGTCTTATAGGTGTTGATGGAGCTTTGTATAAATCAATGGAGTTTACAGGGGATGGACTTAAGTATCTTTCAATGGATAGCAGATTTACTATGGCAAACATGGCAATTGAAGCAGGAGCTAAGAATGGAATATTCCCAGTGGATGAAAAAACAGTTGAGTATATGAAAGAACATTCTACAAGAGAATATAAAGTTTATGAACCAGATGAAGATGCTGAATATGACGAGGTTTATGAGATAGATTTATCTACTTTAAGACCAACAGTAGCTTTCCCTCATCTACCTGAAAATACTAAGACTGTAGATGAAGCTGGTGAAGTTAAGATAAATCAAGTAGTTATAGGTTCTTGTACAAATGGAAGATTAGAAGATTTAAGAGTAGCAGCTTCAATACTTAGAGGTAAAAAGGTTGCTAAGTATGTAAGAACTATAGTTTTCCCAGGAACTCAAAAGATTTACTTGCAGGCTATGGAAGAAGGACTATTAAAGGATTTTATTGAAGCTGGAGCAATTGTTTCTACTCCTACTTGTGGACCTTGTCTTGGTGGACACATGGGAATACTAGCAGCAGGTGAAAGAGCAGTTTCCACCACAAATAGAAACTTTGTTGGAAGAATGGGACATGTAGAGTCAGAAGTTTATCTAGCAAGTCCAGCAGTAGCAGCAGCTTCAGCATTGACTGGAGTAATAACTGACCCAGAATTAGTTTAG
- a CDS encoding helix-turn-helix transcriptional regulator, protein MEFYNPSEKIRRMRKKFRVNQAALEGVNMTRAFISMMESGKRNVSKASSKHLAERFNEIAKRISVNLNLDDEYFSRQPEEDARYYIENELKNENDHKKLEELIEIGKKYSLDDLLATVYKLDGEKYFSEKEYAKAFESFSYALGKYKELKDDASQVYIYNILGNCKAHRNEQEESVFYYKQAIFYAKLVDDSIYFFRASINLAISYYYTQKYEKCIELIDEVMVNIDKDMLNNDNKLQRDVVTDARMTRANSLYYIGRQEEAIKEHLKIIEDNKDNKERNDVLLAYSYNNIGEFYYNMGRYNESLQYISEAQKLKNKVSKNTLANTLNTKAKVFFKQGLYDECLMIFELAISLAEQYKRFDMLFENYRDIVKAYESREELSKIEEVMNRFLEILDDHEVENGKSYALYKLIEVAIKQNDSNKALALLNRLQTLLIN, encoded by the coding sequence TTGGAGTTTTACAATCCAAGTGAAAAGATAAGACGTATGAGAAAAAAGTTCAGAGTTAATCAAGCCGCACTAGAGGGGGTTAACATGACTAGAGCTTTCATCAGTATGATGGAGAGCGGTAAGAGAAATGTAAGCAAGGCAAGTTCTAAGCATCTTGCAGAAAGATTTAATGAAATAGCAAAAAGAATTTCTGTAAACTTAAATTTAGACGATGAGTATTTTTCAAGACAACCAGAAGAAGATGCTAGATATTATATTGAAAATGAATTGAAGAATGAAAATGATCATAAAAAGCTTGAAGAGCTTATAGAGATTGGTAAAAAGTATAGTTTAGATGATTTATTGGCTACAGTATACAAGTTAGATGGAGAAAAGTATTTTTCTGAAAAAGAATATGCTAAAGCCTTCGAGTCTTTTAGTTATGCATTAGGTAAATATAAAGAATTGAAGGATGATGCATCTCAAGTATATATCTATAATATTTTAGGTAATTGTAAGGCTCATAGAAATGAACAAGAAGAATCTGTTTTTTACTATAAGCAGGCAATATTTTACGCTAAGTTAGTTGATGATTCGATATATTTTTTTAGGGCCAGCATTAACCTAGCGATATCATACTACTATACTCAAAAATACGAAAAATGTATAGAACTTATAGATGAAGTTATGGTCAATATAGATAAGGATATGCTTAATAATGATAACAAATTACAGCGAGATGTTGTAACGGATGCTAGAATGACAAGAGCAAATTCATTGTATTATATTGGAAGACAAGAAGAAGCCATAAAAGAGCATCTTAAAATAATTGAAGATAATAAGGATAATAAAGAGAGAAATGATGTGCTATTGGCTTATTCATATAATAATATAGGTGAATTTTATTACAATATGGGTAGGTATAATGAAAGCTTACAGTATATTAGTGAAGCACAAAAGTTAAAGAATAAAGTTAGTAAGAATACTCTAGCGAATACTTTAAATACAAAAGCAAAAGTTTTTTTTAAGCAAGGGCTTTATGATGAATGTTTAATGATTTTCGAGCTAGCAATTAGCCTGGCAGAGCAGTATAAAAGATTTGATATGCTTTTTGAGAACTATAGAGATATAGTAAAGGCCTATGAGTCTAGAGAAGAATTAAGTAAAATAGAAGAAGTGATGAATAGATTTTTAGAGATTTTAGATGACCATGAAGTAGAGAATGGTAAAAGTTATGCTCTTTACAAGCTTATTGAAGTTGCTATAAAACAAAATGATAGTAACAAAGCTCTTGCTTTATTGAATAGATTACAAACTTTGCTGATAAATTAA
- the hisJ gene encoding histidinol-phosphatase HisJ has protein sequence MDLFNYHMHNHYCDGKGEPEDYVKRAIELGFKAIGFSSHAPVAIPNEWTMKQEDLSKYVEEILGLKEKYKDKIEIYLGLEIDYIKSIMGPGDEIYKTISLDYCIGSVHFMPIKDTGEYLTVDYNEDELRAIIEKGYDGDSYKFVEAYYGFIREMAESSKPDIIGHLDLIKKFNKKNLFFKEDNPKYVEQVEKTLKVIKENDLIVEVNTGGVTRGYISEYYPSEWIIKRCKELDIPMNINSDAHVVDNLAGCFKEAANQLKENEITEQKVLLGHNWVYSKL, from the coding sequence ATGGATCTATTTAATTATCACATGCACAACCACTATTGTGATGGAAAAGGTGAGCCAGAAGATTATGTTAAAAGAGCTATTGAATTAGGATTCAAGGCCATAGGTTTTTCTAGTCATGCACCTGTAGCTATACCTAACGAATGGACGATGAAGCAAGAAGACTTATCTAAATATGTTGAAGAAATACTGGGATTGAAAGAAAAATATAAGGATAAGATAGAAATTTACCTGGGACTAGAGATTGATTATATAAAGAGTATCATGGGACCAGGGGATGAAATATATAAAACTATTTCATTGGATTATTGTATAGGATCCGTTCATTTCATGCCTATAAAAGATACTGGAGAATATTTAACTGTAGATTACAATGAAGATGAGCTAAGGGCTATAATCGAAAAAGGGTACGATGGAGATTCTTATAAATTTGTTGAGGCTTATTATGGCTTTATTAGAGAAATGGCAGAAAGCAGTAAACCAGATATAATTGGACATCTGGATTTAATAAAGAAGTTTAATAAAAAGAATTTATTCTTTAAAGAAGATAATCCAAAATATGTGGAACAGGTTGAAAAGACCTTAAAGGTAATAAAAGAAAATGACCTCATTGTTGAGGTGAATACTGGTGGCGTAACTAGGGGATATATATCAGAGTATTATCCAAGTGAATGGATTATAAAAAGATGCAAGGAACTAGATATACCTATGAACATAAATAGTGATGCTCATGTGGTTGATAATTTGGCAGGATGCTTTAAAGAAGCAGCAAATCAGTTAAAGGAAAATGAGATAACTGAACAAAAAGTTCTTCTTGGACATAATTGGGTATATAGTAAGCTGTAA
- a CDS encoding heavy metal translocating P-type ATPase: protein MEKVKLYLDGLDCANCAAKIEDKINKLDEVKEASVNFANGTLVMTVNEEQKESIISKVTDIVVGMEPHVKVRKATKAKVSKSVKAIAVCNDGCCEEHDHHDEIHRGQNLNAKLKHKEPINNHQSHLSSQGHDHSHAGHSHGHSEHEHSHEDEEDGHHHGHDHEHGGELSKFRVGRIVAAIVLYAIGFIFDFSFYGELGIFLISYVLAGGDIVLSALKNIKKGEIFDENFLMVLATVGAFAIKEFPEAVAVMLFYQIGEAFQDMAVDKSRKSIQGLMDIRPDYANLKLPTGEQKVDPESVEVGDIIIVKAGERVPLDGIILKGEASVDTSALTGESIPREVKLGDDILSGAINKNGLLEVKVTKTYGESTVAKILDLVENAGNKKAQTEKFITKFARYYTPAVVFAALALAFIPPIITGSHSFSQWIYRALVFLVVSCPCALVISIPLTFFGGIGAASKQGILIKGGNYLEALNRVKTVVFDKTGTLTKGVFKVSALESRNDFTKAQLLEFAAYAEFYSNHPIAVSIVREYERTIDKNKIDYFEEISGRGIKIKFDGQEVLAGNVKLMEEFSIETEVHDAIGTVIHIAVNKKYAGYILIADEVKHDSKEAIDKLRSLGIDDIVMLTGDNKKVAEAVAKKLSIKKVYSELLPADKVEKLENIFSAKQEKDSIVFVGDGINDAPVLARADIGIAMGGVGSDAAIEAADVVIMTDEPSKIAMGINIAKRTNVIAWQNIIFALGVKLVILVLGALGIANMWEAVFGDVGVALIAVLNAMRILKVRNN, encoded by the coding sequence ATGGAAAAAGTAAAGCTCTATCTGGATGGGCTCGATTGTGCAAATTGTGCAGCCAAGATAGAAGACAAGATAAATAAATTAGATGAGGTGAAGGAAGCAAGTGTTAATTTTGCTAACGGAACTTTAGTTATGACAGTGAATGAAGAACAAAAAGAAAGTATAATCTCAAAGGTTACTGATATAGTAGTGGGGATGGAACCACATGTTAAAGTTAGGAAGGCTACAAAGGCAAAGGTAAGCAAATCAGTTAAAGCTATAGCTGTTTGCAATGATGGTTGCTGCGAAGAGCATGACCACCATGATGAAATTCATAGAGGGCAAAATTTAAATGCAAAGCTTAAGCATAAAGAGCCTATTAATAATCATCAAAGTCACTTATCTTCTCAGGGTCATGATCATAGTCATGCTGGACATAGTCACGGACATTCAGAACATGAGCATAGTCACGAAGATGAAGAAGATGGACATCATCATGGACACGATCATGAACATGGTGGTGAGTTATCTAAGTTTAGAGTTGGAAGAATAGTAGCTGCTATAGTTTTATACGCCATAGGTTTTATATTTGATTTTAGTTTCTATGGCGAGCTTGGAATTTTCTTAATCAGCTATGTGTTAGCTGGAGGAGATATAGTTTTATCGGCTTTAAAAAATATTAAAAAAGGCGAGATATTTGATGAAAACTTCCTAATGGTGCTTGCAACTGTTGGAGCTTTTGCAATAAAAGAGTTCCCAGAAGCAGTAGCAGTTATGTTGTTCTATCAAATAGGAGAAGCTTTTCAAGATATGGCTGTTGATAAATCAAGAAAATCAATACAAGGACTTATGGACATAAGGCCTGATTATGCAAATTTAAAGCTTCCTACAGGAGAACAAAAGGTTGATCCTGAAAGTGTAGAAGTAGGAGATATAATTATAGTAAAAGCTGGAGAAAGAGTGCCGTTAGATGGAATCATTTTAAAAGGAGAAGCATCTGTTGACACTTCAGCGTTAACTGGTGAGTCAATACCTAGAGAAGTAAAACTAGGAGATGATATTCTTTCCGGTGCCATAAATAAAAATGGTCTTTTAGAAGTTAAGGTGACAAAAACTTATGGTGAATCAACTGTAGCTAAGATATTAGATCTTGTAGAGAATGCAGGAAATAAAAAGGCACAAACTGAAAAGTTTATAACAAAGTTTGCTAGATATTACACACCAGCTGTGGTTTTTGCTGCATTGGCTTTAGCGTTTATACCTCCAATAATCACTGGAAGTCATAGTTTTTCACAATGGATTTATAGAGCACTTGTATTTTTAGTTGTTTCTTGCCCTTGTGCTTTGGTTATCTCAATACCTTTAACCTTCTTTGGAGGAATAGGAGCTGCTTCAAAGCAAGGGATATTAATTAAGGGTGGAAACTATCTTGAAGCATTAAACAGAGTAAAGACAGTAGTTTTTGATAAAACAGGTACTTTAACAAAGGGTGTATTTAAGGTATCAGCGTTAGAAAGTAGAAATGATTTTACTAAAGCTCAATTGCTCGAGTTTGCAGCCTATGCAGAATTCTATTCAAATCATCCAATTGCAGTGTCTATAGTTAGAGAATATGAAAGAACTATTGATAAAAATAAAATAGATTACTTTGAAGAAATATCGGGAAGGGGAATAAAGATAAAGTTTGATGGACAAGAGGTTTTAGCAGGTAATGTAAAGCTTATGGAGGAGTTCTCTATAGAAACTGAAGTACATGATGCTATAGGTACGGTAATTCATATTGCAGTAAATAAAAAATATGCAGGTTATATATTGATTGCAGATGAAGTAAAGCATGACTCTAAAGAAGCTATTGATAAGTTAAGAAGTTTAGGGATTGATGATATTGTAATGCTAACTGGTGACAACAAAAAGGTAGCAGAAGCAGTAGCAAAAAAATTATCAATAAAAAAGGTATACTCAGAGCTTCTTCCAGCTGATAAAGTAGAAAAATTAGAAAATATATTTAGTGCTAAGCAGGAAAAAGACTCCATAGTTTTTGTAGGTGATGGAATAAATGATGCGCCTGTGCTTGCAAGAGCTGATATCGGAATAGCAATGGGTGGAGTTGGCTCAGATGCTGCAATTGAAGCTGCCGATGTGGTAATAATGACAGATGAACCTTCAAAAATAGCAATGGGTATAAATATTGCAAAAAGAACTAATGTTATAGCTTGGCAAAATATAATATTCGCATTAGGAGTAAAGCTTGTAATTTTAGTACTTGGAGCTCTAGGGATTGCCAATATGTGGGAGGCTGTTTTTGGTGATGTTGGTGTAGCTCTTATCGCAGTACTAAATGCTATGAGGATATTAAAGGTTAGAAATAATTAA
- a CDS encoding ArsR/SmtB family transcription factor: MINEKIESCNCTIIHEDVIREVNDKIPQEETLYDLSELFKVFGDSTRIKIICALFEAEMCVCDIAALLRMTQSAVSHQLRVLKNARLVKPRREGKIVYYSLDDEHVKNIFNQGLEHITER; encoded by the coding sequence ATGATAAATGAAAAGATTGAAAGTTGTAATTGTACCATAATACATGAAGATGTTATAAGGGAAGTAAATGATAAAATACCACAAGAAGAGACTTTATATGATTTATCGGAGCTTTTTAAGGTTTTTGGAGATAGTACAAGGATAAAAATAATTTGTGCACTTTTCGAAGCTGAGATGTGCGTATGTGATATAGCTGCTTTATTAAGGATGACTCAATCAGCGGTTTCACATCAGCTAAGAGTGCTAAAAAATGCAAGATTAGTTAAGCCTAGAAGAGAAGGAAAAATAGTTTATTACTCATTAGATGATGAGCATGTAAAGAATATATTCAACCAAGGATTAGAACATATTACTGAAAGATAA
- the ilvN gene encoding acetolactate synthase small subunit, which yields MERHVLSVLVKNTAGVLSRVSGLFMRRGFNIDSLSVGRTENPDFARMTITLMGGEETLDQFIKQLNKLQEVIKVIKLTPDNSVIRELVLIKVKADAAQRAAINDVAKIFRCKVIDLDTETLTIELTGDDSKISALIKLMEEYGVKEIVRTGLTAIERGSKDINSYGDYFEEEYVG from the coding sequence ATGGAGAGACATGTATTATCTGTTTTGGTAAAGAATACAGCTGGAGTACTAAGTAGAGTTTCAGGATTGTTTATGAGAAGAGGTTTTAATATTGATAGTTTATCTGTAGGTAGAACGGAAAATCCAGACTTTGCAAGGATGACAATAACTCTTATGGGAGGAGAAGAAACTTTAGATCAATTCATAAAGCAGCTAAACAAGCTGCAGGAAGTTATTAAAGTAATAAAACTTACACCTGACAACTCAGTTATCAGAGAACTTGTATTGATAAAGGTCAAAGCTGATGCAGCACAAAGAGCAGCGATTAATGATGTTGCTAAAATCTTTAGATGTAAGGTTATAGATTTGGATACAGAAACCTTAACTATAGAACTTACTGGAGATGATAGTAAGATATCTGCGCTAATAAAACTGATGGAAGAGTATGGTGTAAAGGAAATTGTAAGAACTGGCCTTACAGCCATCGAAAGGGGAAGCAAGGATATAAATTCCTATGGAGACTACTTCGAAGAGGAGTATGTAGGTTAA